From the Acidilutibacter cellobiosedens genome, one window contains:
- a CDS encoding DUF4932 domain-containing protein, which produces MKRKINCILIIILAISVFISGCEKEINVVKYEDGKVTVSVDPRIELISIIQTLAGVKHLTRLTFDYKDDVLDYFNEYKDHPVVELLKEYDSKGFNYQRPMYFMLCCNYNKGLLSFDEELYNKEQSDIFFRYKNQIDDLIHQLNDFISVSKFDNFFNSSKNRYAKYISDYEKVVNIVDVKERLEQYYGIDQKSYNVILVPLLKAGGYGINIKDEEESNDIYCIMGPMYIRNNNLLFYIEDLPKDMEYHEFSHSFVNPLTSKNMDKIERNHELVKLFEEVKDDMENQAYGAMEGFLNEYIIRSVVARLINKYEGEKYYKNIIEYEKENGFIYIEEVCNSLENYENNRDKYPTFESYYDEIIKCLSNIETE; this is translated from the coding sequence ATGAAAAGGAAAATAAACTGTATTTTAATTATAATTTTAGCTATATCGGTTTTCATCTCCGGATGTGAAAAAGAAATAAATGTAGTTAAATATGAGGATGGAAAAGTAACCGTGTCCGTAGACCCGAGGATTGAATTAATCTCGATAATTCAAACTCTCGCTGGAGTTAAACATCTTACAAGATTAACATTTGACTATAAAGATGATGTACTGGATTATTTTAATGAATATAAAGATCATCCTGTAGTAGAGTTGCTTAAAGAGTATGATTCAAAAGGGTTTAACTATCAAAGGCCTATGTATTTTATGCTCTGTTGTAATTACAATAAAGGGTTATTATCATTTGATGAAGAATTATATAATAAGGAACAAAGTGATATTTTTTTTAGGTACAAGAACCAAATAGATGATTTAATTCATCAGTTAAATGATTTCATCAGTGTAAGTAAATTTGATAATTTTTTTAATTCAAGCAAGAACCGATATGCCAAGTATATATCCGATTATGAAAAAGTTGTTAATATTGTTGATGTTAAAGAAAGGCTGGAACAATACTATGGTATTGATCAGAAATCATATAATGTTATTTTGGTACCTTTGCTAAAGGCAGGGGGATATGGAATTAATATAAAAGACGAAGAAGAATCAAATGATATATATTGTATTATGGGACCCATGTATATAAGAAATAATAATCTTTTATTTTACATAGAAGATTTACCAAAAGATATGGAATATCATGAGTTTAGTCATTCATTTGTAAACCCTTTGACTTCTAAAAATATGGATAAAATAGAGAGAAACCATGAATTAGTTAAATTATTTGAGGAAGTAAAAGATGATATGGAAAATCAAGCATATGGAGCTATGGAAGGATTCTTAAATGAATATATAATTAGATCCGTAGTAGCAAGGCTTATTAATAAATATGAAGGAGAAAAATATTACAAAAATATAATAGAGTATGAAAAAGAAAATGGCTTTATATATATAGAAGAAGTATGTAATTCCCTTGAAAATTATGAAAATAACAGAGACAAGTATCCGACCTTTGAATCCTATTACGATGAGATAATAAAGTGCTTAAGCAATATTGAGACAGAATAG